The Rhodococcus triatomae genome includes a window with the following:
- a CDS encoding ABC transporter substrate-binding protein, with product MAVAAAALLVAGCGSVGDEASGPTTVSDEPAATSYPLTLENCGETVTFEAPPERAVSLYQSSTEILLSLGLADRMVGTSTWFDPVLPDLAADNEQVPRLADNDPSLETVLDTEPDLVTSGSAHTFTRSVVADRETFTDLGVPTYQSPSVCTDADVDGENVSRTAPLTIDTLYREIRELAAVFDVQERGAELVSSLQSRMDTATAGADRADGQEPTVAFWFSGIDAPYMAGCCSAPGLYAAETGAINVFADTRDDWPEVNWEAVADRNPDVLVLGDLSRVRVDGDALDTKIAFLESNPVTAQLDAVRGQRYVVLTGSELDPGIREVDAVEKLAEGLRSAGY from the coding sequence ATCGCCGTGGCGGCCGCCGCACTCCTCGTCGCGGGGTGTGGATCGGTCGGCGACGAGGCCTCGGGGCCCACCACCGTCTCCGACGAGCCCGCCGCGACGTCCTACCCCCTCACGCTGGAGAACTGCGGCGAGACCGTCACCTTCGAGGCGCCGCCGGAGCGGGCGGTGTCGCTCTATCAGAGCTCGACCGAGATCCTGCTGTCCCTCGGTCTGGCCGACCGCATGGTGGGCACCTCCACCTGGTTCGATCCCGTCCTGCCGGACCTGGCTGCCGACAACGAACAGGTGCCGCGTCTTGCGGACAACGACCCGTCGCTCGAAACCGTCCTGGACACGGAACCGGATCTGGTCACCTCCGGAAGCGCGCACACCTTCACCCGCTCCGTGGTGGCGGACCGGGAGACCTTCACGGACCTGGGCGTACCCACCTACCAGTCCCCGTCGGTGTGCACCGATGCCGATGTCGACGGAGAGAATGTCTCGCGCACCGCGCCCCTGACCATCGACACGCTCTACCGGGAGATCCGCGAACTCGCGGCCGTCTTCGACGTCCAGGAACGTGGCGCGGAACTCGTCTCGTCGCTGCAATCCCGGATGGACACCGCGACCGCGGGTGCCGACCGCGCCGACGGACAGGAACCGACGGTGGCCTTCTGGTTCTCGGGTATCGATGCGCCGTACATGGCCGGTTGCTGCTCGGCACCGGGTCTCTACGCCGCGGAGACCGGTGCGATCAACGTCTTCGCCGACACCCGTGACGACTGGCCGGAGGTCAACTGGGAGGCGGTCGCGGACCGGAATCCCGATGTGCTGGTTCTCGGCGATCTCAGCCGCGTCCGCGTCGACGGTGACGCCTTGGACACGAAGATCGCATTCCTCGAATCGAATCCCGTGACGGCGCAGCTGGATGCGGTGCGGGGTCAACGATACGTCGTCCTCACCGGCTCCGAGCTGGACCCCGGAATCCGCGAAGTCGATGCCGTCGAGAAGCTGGCAGAGGGGCTGCGTTCGGCGGGCTACTGA
- a CDS encoding CoA-binding protein has product MSTSWQDPKAVSLMLDDCETWAVVGLSGDPGKTAYEIAQLLQSRGKRIVPIHPSAPTVLGEQGYATLADVPFPVDVVDVFRRSESAGEFADQAVAIGARGVWFQLGVVDEDAFSRTTEAGLAMVMDTCPAIEWRRRG; this is encoded by the coding sequence GTGAGCACTTCATGGCAGGACCCGAAGGCAGTGTCCCTCATGCTCGACGACTGCGAGACGTGGGCCGTGGTCGGCCTGTCCGGGGACCCGGGCAAGACGGCCTACGAGATCGCTCAGCTGCTGCAGTCCCGGGGCAAGCGCATCGTCCCGATCCATCCGAGTGCGCCGACGGTGCTCGGTGAGCAGGGGTATGCGACCCTCGCCGATGTTCCGTTCCCCGTCGACGTGGTGGACGTGTTCCGCCGTTCGGAGTCCGCGGGCGAGTTCGCCGATCAGGCGGTGGCGATCGGCGCCCGCGGTGTGTGGTTCCAACTCGGGGTGGTCGACGAGGACGCGTTCTCCCGGACCACCGAGGCCGGGCTGGCCATGGTGATGGATACCTGCCCGGCCATCGAGTGGCGTCGACGCGGATAG
- a CDS encoding TauD/TfdA dioxygenase family protein — MTTLEQRPDTAEDIYAAGGITVAKHGHHLGAVIGGITLSGDISDETASAIRYALAANKVIFFRDQHHLTDEIQYAFAGRLGSQTTTHPTLRSDDNKTLVLEAAASSWHTDVTFIDRIPKASILRAVTVPEYGGATTWASTTAAYEQLPDALKALVENLWAVHSNEYDYAEVANTIRDKVQDAARREKYLNEFTRTVFETEHPVVRVHPETGEKTLLLGHFVKEFVGFKPSETTALFQLLQNRITKLENTVRWAWQPGDVAIWDNRATQHYGISDYGTNPRKIHRTTLAGDVPVDVRGASSRIRKGDAAHFSVIEEPQRLPGFAAN, encoded by the coding sequence ATGACCACTCTCGAACAGCGCCCCGACACCGCCGAGGACATCTATGCCGCAGGCGGAATCACCGTCGCCAAGCACGGCCATCACCTCGGCGCGGTGATCGGCGGCATCACCCTGTCCGGCGACATCTCCGACGAGACCGCCTCTGCGATCCGATACGCGTTGGCTGCGAACAAGGTGATCTTCTTCCGCGATCAGCACCACCTAACCGACGAGATCCAGTACGCGTTCGCGGGACGCCTCGGATCGCAGACGACGACGCACCCGACCCTGAGGTCGGACGACAACAAGACCCTCGTCCTCGAGGCCGCCGCGAGCAGCTGGCACACCGACGTCACCTTCATCGACCGCATCCCGAAGGCGTCGATCCTGCGTGCCGTCACCGTCCCCGAGTACGGCGGCGCCACCACCTGGGCGTCGACGACCGCGGCCTACGAGCAGCTTCCGGACGCGCTCAAGGCGCTGGTGGAGAATCTGTGGGCCGTGCACTCGAACGAATACGACTACGCCGAGGTCGCGAACACGATCCGGGACAAGGTGCAGGACGCCGCGAGGCGGGAGAAGTACCTGAACGAGTTCACCCGCACCGTCTTCGAGACCGAGCACCCCGTCGTCCGGGTACATCCGGAGACCGGCGAGAAGACGCTGCTGCTCGGGCACTTCGTCAAGGAGTTCGTCGGCTTCAAGCCGTCGGAGACGACGGCGCTCTTCCAGCTGCTGCAGAATCGGATCACGAAGCTGGAGAACACCGTTCGCTGGGCGTGGCAGCCGGGCGACGTCGCGATCTGGGACAACCGTGCCACTCAGCACTACGGGATCTCCGACTACGGGACCAACCCGCGCAAGATCCACCGGACGACGCTCGCCGGTGACGTCCCCGTGGACGTGCGCGGAGCGTCCAGCCGGATCCGCAAGGGTGACGCGGCGCACTTCTCGGTGATCGAGGAGCCGCAGCGCCTACCGGGTTTCGCCGCGAACTGA
- a CDS encoding dipeptide ABC transporter ATP-binding protein, translated as MTAPRHATESQTGRVLAIESLTVTFGEHPVVDDVDLVVDAGEIVALVGESGSGKSMTARAVLGLLPTGASSRGSILLSDTEITGADETTLRGVRGTTAAMVFQEPQTALNPVQTVGTQLSAALRAHRKISRAQARATGVELLRRVEIPDPETRIDWYPHQLSGGQKQRVVIALALSGEPDLLVADEPTTALDVTVQAEILALVKGLARDTGTAVLLITHNMGVVADIADRVVVMRAGQVVETGDVYELFERPTEEYTRLLLGAVPRLPVTAEARTEPAEPSDDGDGESAGTRKETPALELDAVTVRYPARGGSPAFDALAAADLTLARGEVVGVVGESGSGKTTLGRVALGIVKAISGRVRVDGIDLTTAGGRERRLLRKGIALVHQDPAASLDPRWSIGRSIAEPLHVHRVATGSLARARAADLLDSVRLPRSYADRRPAELSGGQRQRAALARALALAPRLLVADEPTSALDVSVQAEVLDLFESLREEYHFACLFVSHDLAVVHRVADRVAVLRGGRIVESGPADEVLLAPRHDYTRRLVDAVPVPDPVRQRARSLTPPEPATPLPADALSH; from the coding sequence ATGACCGCACCCCGCCACGCCACCGAGTCGCAGACCGGTCGCGTCCTGGCAATCGAATCGCTCACCGTCACCTTCGGTGAGCACCCGGTCGTCGACGACGTCGATCTCGTCGTCGATGCGGGCGAGATCGTCGCCCTCGTCGGCGAATCCGGATCCGGCAAGTCGATGACCGCCCGGGCAGTGCTCGGCCTGTTGCCCACCGGTGCCTCGTCGCGTGGATCGATCCTGTTGTCGGACACAGAGATCACCGGAGCCGACGAGACGACCCTCCGCGGGGTCCGGGGGACCACGGCCGCGATGGTGTTCCAGGAACCACAGACCGCCCTGAATCCGGTACAGACGGTGGGCACCCAGTTGTCCGCTGCGTTGCGGGCCCACCGCAAGATCTCACGAGCCCAGGCCCGCGCCACCGGAGTGGAATTGTTGCGCCGCGTCGAGATCCCGGACCCGGAGACCCGCATCGACTGGTACCCGCACCAGCTTTCCGGCGGCCAGAAGCAGCGCGTCGTGATCGCACTGGCGCTGTCCGGAGAGCCCGACCTACTGGTCGCGGACGAACCGACGACGGCACTCGACGTCACCGTCCAGGCGGAGATTCTGGCGCTCGTCAAGGGGCTGGCTCGCGACACCGGCACCGCGGTCCTGCTCATCACGCACAACATGGGCGTGGTCGCCGACATCGCCGACCGTGTGGTCGTCATGCGCGCCGGGCAGGTCGTCGAAACCGGGGACGTGTACGAGTTGTTCGAACGGCCCACCGAGGAATACACGCGCCTTCTCCTGGGCGCGGTGCCCCGCCTGCCGGTCACCGCGGAGGCTCGCACCGAACCGGCGGAGCCGTCGGACGACGGGGACGGGGAGAGTGCCGGGACCCGGAAGGAGACCCCGGCGCTCGAGCTCGACGCGGTGACCGTGCGATACCCGGCCCGCGGCGGCAGCCCCGCGTTCGACGCGCTCGCCGCCGCGGACCTGACCCTGGCCCGCGGCGAGGTTGTCGGCGTCGTCGGCGAATCCGGTTCGGGCAAGACGACTCTCGGCCGGGTCGCACTGGGGATCGTGAAGGCGATCAGCGGGCGCGTGCGGGTCGACGGCATCGATCTGACCACCGCAGGTGGGCGGGAACGACGCCTTCTTCGCAAGGGAATCGCGCTGGTGCACCAGGACCCGGCGGCATCACTCGATCCACGCTGGTCGATCGGCAGGTCCATCGCCGAGCCCCTGCACGTCCACCGGGTCGCCACCGGCTCGCTCGCCAGGGCACGGGCGGCGGATCTGCTGGATTCGGTGCGGCTGCCCAGGTCGTATGCGGACCGCCGTCCTGCCGAACTGTCCGGCGGTCAACGTCAACGGGCCGCGCTCGCACGGGCGCTCGCACTCGCGCCCCGGCTCCTGGTTGCCGACGAACCGACCAGTGCACTCGATGTGTCGGTGCAGGCAGAGGTCCTCGACCTGTTCGAGAGCCTGAGGGAGGAGTACCACTTCGCCTGCCTGTTCGTCAGTCACGACCTCGCCGTCGTGCACCGCGTGGCGGACCGGGTCGCGGTGTTGCGCGGAGGCCGGATCGTCGAGTCCGGCCCGGCCGACGAGGTTCTCCTCGCGCCGCGCCACGACTACACCCGTCGGCTCGTCGACGCGGTACCCGTTCCCGATCCCGTGCGGCAGCGGGCCCGCTCGCTCACCCCGCCGGAACCTGCCACGCCGCTTCCCGCGGATGCCCTCTCGCACTGA
- a CDS encoding ABC transporter permease, with amino-acid sequence MTVLIPEAPTGDDAVARKAPGHSTLRGLTRGQGLAGLVLVGVVAAVGLLAPLLTPYGPFDQIQGANLVGPGSAHWFGTDEVNRDVFTRTAHGIRTNLLIVFAAVAVGAALGTALGLVSSTNQFADVVTQRVFDVVLAFPALILGIALAAVVGPGAVTVGIVIVVVEVPIFGRLVRSSVLKVRELQFVESAEVIGAGHWWILRSHILPNSLEPLGVQVALSLSVAVFVEAGMSFIGVGVRAPEPSLGSLISNSVANLDANPMYAIGPLAVVTALVLGFLLVAQGLAQAHRAR; translated from the coding sequence ATGACCGTCCTGATCCCCGAGGCCCCCACCGGCGACGACGCGGTGGCGCGGAAAGCGCCCGGCCACAGTACGTTACGTGGACTCACCCGTGGTCAGGGGCTGGCCGGACTGGTGCTGGTCGGCGTCGTCGCGGCGGTCGGCCTCCTCGCGCCCCTGCTGACGCCGTACGGTCCGTTCGACCAGATCCAGGGCGCCAACCTGGTCGGGCCAGGTTCGGCGCACTGGTTCGGCACCGACGAGGTCAACCGGGACGTCTTCACGCGCACCGCGCACGGCATCCGGACCAACCTGCTGATCGTGTTCGCCGCGGTCGCGGTCGGTGCGGCACTGGGCACCGCACTGGGGCTGGTGTCCTCGACGAACCAGTTCGCCGACGTCGTGACCCAGCGGGTGTTCGATGTCGTGCTCGCGTTCCCGGCACTGATCCTCGGTATCGCCCTGGCCGCCGTGGTGGGTCCGGGCGCGGTCACCGTGGGCATCGTCATCGTCGTCGTCGAGGTGCCCATCTTCGGTCGTCTGGTCCGCTCCTCGGTGCTGAAGGTGCGTGAGCTGCAGTTCGTCGAATCGGCCGAGGTGATCGGCGCCGGGCACTGGTGGATCCTGCGCTCGCACATCCTCCCGAACTCGCTCGAGCCGCTCGGCGTGCAGGTGGCGCTGTCCCTGTCCGTGGCCGTCTTCGTCGAGGCGGGAATGAGTTTCATCGGGGTCGGCGTGCGGGCGCCCGAGCCCTCGCTGGGATCGCTGATCTCGAACTCCGTCGCGAATCTCGACGCGAACCCCATGTATGCGATCGGCCCGTTGGCGGTCGTCACCGCACTCGTCCTCGGCTTCCTGCTCGTCGCCCAGGGCCTGGCCCAGGCGCACCGGGCCCGATGA
- a CDS encoding ABC transporter permease → MTRYLFTRLPSALVVLFLASVAIFLLLRLVPGDPAVTLAGPDATPEAIDAIRSELGLDASVLQQYLSWMTGAVTGDLGRSYQIGGSVGELLADALLNTAVLAGTALLFAIVTALVVSIASVAWPRRWLTALVNGANTLAVALPPFVTGVLFVLVFAVALPILPAGGVPPEGYLARPDITVQYLLLPALCLGLPTAAALTRFLTESLRTEMNAPHVLTQEALGISRFHIVTHGALRAALPPVTTVLGIQAGSLLGGAILVEAIFAWPGVGMLVEQGISRRDYPVVQALLLLSVTVFVAVQLLTDVLNATLDPRIRIGARS, encoded by the coding sequence ATGACACGCTATCTGTTCACCCGACTACCCTCGGCGCTGGTCGTCCTCTTCCTCGCCTCGGTCGCGATCTTCCTGCTCCTGCGCCTGGTGCCCGGCGACCCCGCGGTGACCCTCGCCGGACCGGACGCGACGCCGGAGGCGATCGACGCGATCCGCAGCGAGCTCGGCCTCGATGCCTCGGTCCTGCAGCAGTACCTCTCCTGGATGACCGGTGCGGTCACCGGTGATCTGGGTCGGAGTTACCAGATCGGAGGCAGCGTGGGCGAACTGCTCGCCGACGCCCTCCTCAACACCGCAGTCCTCGCCGGCACCGCGCTGCTGTTCGCGATCGTGACCGCCCTCGTCGTGTCCATCGCGTCGGTCGCGTGGCCACGCCGATGGCTCACCGCGCTGGTCAACGGTGCCAACACCCTCGCGGTGGCGCTCCCGCCCTTCGTGACCGGAGTGCTGTTCGTCCTGGTGTTCGCGGTCGCGCTTCCGATCCTGCCCGCCGGTGGTGTCCCCCCCGAGGGGTACCTGGCACGACCGGACATCACCGTGCAGTATCTGCTGCTCCCCGCACTGTGCCTCGGGCTGCCGACGGCGGCCGCACTCACCCGCTTCCTCACCGAATCCCTGCGCACCGAGATGAACGCCCCGCACGTGCTCACGCAGGAGGCGCTGGGAATCTCTCGTTTCCACATCGTCACCCACGGGGCATTGCGCGCGGCGCTGCCCCCGGTCACGACCGTTCTCGGAATCCAGGCGGGGTCGTTGCTCGGCGGAGCGATTCTGGTCGAGGCGATCTTCGCGTGGCCCGGGGTGGGGATGCTCGTCGAACAGGGGATCAGCCGCCGCGACTACCCCGTCGTCCAGGCGCTGCTGTTGTTGTCGGTCACCGTGTTCGTGGCCGTGCAGTTGCTCACCGACGTCCTCAACGCCACTCTCGATCCCCGTATCCGTATCGGAGCCCGCTCATGA
- a CDS encoding ABC transporter substrate-binding protein, whose product MSTHPSLPASRRSFLRIAGLAAVAVAGTAAASGCSSAVAELRSAGEPVGDGTPVRGGTLRVGVLADLVAGAVMTGTNNTQMLTTGVVFDRLVEYSGEGLDPRPSLATEWSRSDDGLTYTLRLRPDVRFHTGREFTSADAEFALRTYADPVWTAQLRSTAAAIVGYDSTDPHVLVLTLARPIGNLFDLLSMVPMIDSESVDELLAGTAYVGTGPFRFASRTPNARVVFERNDDYWEPERPYLDAIEMNVIPDATALLSSVRAGRIDLSGDLTFRDANNLARLGGFRVVDLAGATSNTYVGVNVAATPLDDVRLRQVIAYAVDRERIVEEVYRGSARAANLPWPADSPAYDESKDRRYALDRDAARALVAELGALPSLPLTYPAGSPTYEVVAQIVQANLADVGVTVDLDPVEQTVAVQRLIGGEFAGLWILQHGFAQYTPSTLTVSAYPFNARKNASNYVSDTYLAAAESAWQIADGTGPEAIERYADLNDALLDGLFLVELAVIDPRTVLSARVGGFAWNRRAEPLLANAYLS is encoded by the coding sequence GTGAGTACGCACCCCTCCCTGCCGGCTTCCCGGCGTTCGTTCCTGCGGATCGCGGGGCTCGCCGCGGTCGCCGTCGCGGGCACGGCCGCCGCCTCCGGCTGCTCCTCCGCGGTGGCCGAATTGCGTTCCGCCGGAGAGCCGGTCGGTGACGGAACACCCGTCCGGGGCGGGACGTTGCGCGTCGGCGTTCTCGCCGACCTGGTGGCCGGGGCGGTCATGACGGGCACCAACAACACCCAGATGCTCACCACGGGTGTCGTGTTCGACCGGCTCGTCGAGTACTCCGGTGAGGGGCTCGATCCGAGGCCGTCACTCGCGACCGAGTGGAGTCGCTCGGACGACGGGCTGACCTACACGCTCCGTCTGCGCCCGGATGTCCGATTCCACACCGGCCGCGAATTTACGTCCGCTGACGCAGAATTCGCTCTGCGCACCTACGCCGACCCGGTCTGGACAGCGCAGTTGCGCAGCACCGCCGCGGCGATCGTCGGGTACGACAGCACCGATCCGCACGTGCTCGTCCTCACCCTGGCCCGCCCGATCGGAAATCTCTTCGACCTGCTCTCGATGGTGCCGATGATCGACTCCGAGAGCGTGGACGAGCTTCTCGCCGGCACGGCATATGTCGGCACCGGACCGTTCCGCTTCGCGTCGCGAACTCCCAACGCCCGCGTGGTCTTCGAACGCAACGACGACTACTGGGAACCGGAACGGCCGTACCTGGACGCGATCGAGATGAACGTCATTCCGGACGCGACCGCGTTGCTGTCCAGTGTGCGGGCCGGACGGATCGACCTGAGCGGCGACCTGACCTTCCGCGACGCGAACAACCTCGCCAGGCTCGGTGGCTTCCGGGTGGTGGACCTGGCAGGTGCCACGTCGAACACGTACGTGGGGGTCAACGTCGCCGCGACTCCGCTCGACGACGTGCGGCTGCGCCAGGTGATCGCGTACGCCGTCGACCGGGAGCGCATCGTGGAGGAGGTCTATCGAGGGTCGGCCCGGGCGGCCAATCTTCCCTGGCCGGCGGATTCTCCCGCCTACGACGAGTCGAAGGATCGGCGCTACGCGCTGGATCGCGATGCCGCCCGCGCCCTCGTCGCCGAGCTCGGCGCGCTGCCGTCGTTGCCCCTGACGTATCCGGCGGGTAGCCCCACGTACGAGGTGGTCGCGCAGATCGTCCAGGCGAACCTCGCCGACGTCGGGGTGACCGTGGACCTGGACCCGGTGGAACAGACGGTGGCCGTGCAGCGGCTCATCGGTGGCGAGTTCGCGGGGCTGTGGATCCTGCAACACGGTTTCGCCCAGTACACGCCGTCGACACTGACCGTGAGCGCCTACCCGTTCAACGCCAGGAAGAACGCGTCCAACTACGTCTCCGATACCTATCTGGCCGCCGCGGAGTCGGCGTGGCAGATCGCCGACGGCACCGGCCCGGAGGCGATCGAACGCTACGCGGATCTCAACGACGCACTGTTGGACGGGCTGTTCCTCGTCGAACTCGCGGTGATCGACCCGCGCACTGTTCTCTCGGCGCGCGTGGGTGGCTTCGCGTGGAATCGGCGTGCCGAGCCGCTATTGGCGAATGCGTACCTGTCGTGA
- a CDS encoding arylsulfatase yields the protein MPLPPYARGYEGFDGTVGRTGADSSPSWPASVTAPSGAPNIVVVLIDDMGFSDIGPFGSEIDTPHLDRVAESGVRLTNYHTTPLCSPSRAALLTGLNPHRAGYGFVANADPGYPGVRLELADDVLTLPEILRDSGYATYAVGKWHLVRDANMSPGRTRDSWPTQRGFDRYYGSLEGLNSFFHPNQLVSDNSVVDVEEYPEDYYLTDDLTDKAVSYIKDLRAHDADKPFFLYFAHVAMHGPLQAKETDIAKYRGRYAQGWDEVRRSRFARQLAAGLFPEGTQDARNVLGGFEVPSWDSLTDDQKDRFARYQEVYAAMVDSIDQSVGRILDTLDELGEADNTIIVFTTDNGGTAEGGAEGTRSYFAEFAHVQDPEWVGDTPHDPELIGSAQLGVHYPRGWAQASNTPFRFYKGQSYAGGVRVPLLVSWPQGLPRAEGDDGVRTEFTYVTDLAPTLLDLAGVDRPGERKGLSAKDFDGVSAAGVLRDAAAGSRHTEQYTEMTGNRGFYRDGWKLLALNPTLLDPGSDIDAPTWELFDVRSDPTELNDLAGEYPEKVEELARAWDEAAWANTVFPLLGNQVGARRRPDEERYTRPVRLLAGTPTLERYRSSRLVAFRNWSAEVELEGYRPGDEGVLVAHGDPQGGYLLYVEDGRLHFGYNAYGVYRDLDAGPVPSGATRIALSATVVPRLRSNFEVRIDDTPAASVEQIQLVGMAPWTGISVGLDARGPVAWDLRERRGVFRYTGALRAVTYTPGPVSTPAAVVEAVEREYELIAD from the coding sequence ATGCCCCTCCCCCCGTACGCCCGCGGCTACGAAGGATTCGACGGCACCGTCGGCCGTACCGGTGCCGACTCCAGCCCGAGTTGGCCCGCGTCCGTCACCGCGCCGAGCGGGGCGCCGAACATCGTCGTCGTCCTCATCGACGACATGGGCTTCTCCGACATCGGCCCGTTCGGGTCGGAGATCGACACGCCCCACCTGGATCGGGTCGCGGAATCCGGTGTCCGGCTGACGAACTACCACACCACTCCCCTGTGCTCACCGTCGCGCGCGGCCCTGCTCACCGGGCTCAATCCGCACCGGGCCGGTTACGGATTCGTCGCCAACGCCGATCCGGGCTACCCGGGTGTGCGCCTCGAGTTGGCCGACGACGTTCTCACTCTGCCGGAGATCCTGCGGGATTCGGGTTACGCGACCTACGCGGTCGGCAAGTGGCACCTGGTACGCGACGCGAACATGAGCCCGGGACGCACTCGGGACTCCTGGCCGACCCAACGTGGCTTCGATCGCTACTACGGCTCGCTGGAGGGGCTCAACTCGTTCTTCCATCCCAATCAGCTGGTGTCGGACAACTCCGTGGTGGACGTCGAGGAGTACCCGGAGGACTACTACCTGACGGACGATCTCACCGACAAGGCCGTGTCCTACATCAAGGACCTGCGCGCCCACGACGCCGACAAGCCGTTCTTCCTGTATTTCGCGCACGTCGCGATGCACGGCCCGCTGCAGGCGAAGGAGACCGACATCGCCAAGTACCGCGGCCGGTACGCACAGGGCTGGGACGAGGTCCGCCGGTCCCGGTTCGCCCGGCAACTGGCCGCGGGCCTGTTTCCCGAGGGAACGCAGGACGCCCGCAACGTGCTGGGCGGCTTCGAGGTTCCGTCGTGGGACTCGCTCACCGACGACCAGAAGGACCGTTTCGCCCGCTACCAGGAGGTGTACGCGGCGATGGTCGATTCGATCGACCAGTCCGTCGGCCGCATCCTGGACACCCTGGACGAACTCGGCGAGGCCGACAACACCATCATCGTGTTCACCACCGACAACGGCGGAACCGCCGAGGGCGGAGCCGAAGGCACCCGCAGCTACTTCGCCGAGTTCGCGCACGTCCAGGACCCGGAGTGGGTGGGTGACACGCCCCACGATCCCGAGTTGATCGGCTCGGCACAGCTCGGTGTGCACTATCCCCGCGGATGGGCGCAGGCGTCGAACACCCCGTTCCGCTTCTACAAGGGCCAGTCGTATGCCGGAGGTGTGCGGGTGCCGCTCCTGGTCTCGTGGCCGCAGGGCCTGCCCCGGGCCGAGGGCGACGACGGTGTCCGCACCGAGTTCACCTACGTCACGGACTTGGCGCCCACGCTGCTCGACCTCGCCGGAGTCGACCGCCCGGGCGAACGCAAGGGTCTGTCCGCCAAGGACTTCGACGGGGTGTCGGCGGCGGGTGTGCTGCGTGACGCCGCGGCCGGCTCGCGGCACACCGAGCAGTACACCGAGATGACCGGCAATCGCGGGTTCTACCGAGACGGGTGGAAGTTGCTGGCGCTCAACCCGACACTGCTGGATCCGGGTTCGGACATCGACGCACCGACGTGGGAACTGTTCGATGTCCGCTCGGATCCGACGGAGCTGAACGATCTCGCCGGCGAGTACCCGGAGAAGGTCGAGGAACTGGCTCGGGCCTGGGACGAGGCCGCGTGGGCGAACACCGTGTTCCCGCTTCTCGGTAACCAGGTGGGGGCCCGCCGCCGGCCGGACGAGGAGCGCTACACCCGTCCGGTGCGACTGCTGGCGGGCACCCCGACACTCGAACGCTACCGCAGCTCGCGTCTCGTCGCCTTCAGGAACTGGAGCGCCGAGGTCGAGCTCGAGGGCTATCGCCCCGGCGACGAGGGCGTGCTCGTCGCACACGGCGATCCCCAGGGCGGCTACCTGCTGTACGTCGAGGACGGTCGGCTCCACTTCGGCTACAACGCCTATGGCGTCTACCGGGATCTCGACGCCGGTCCGGTGCCGTCGGGGGCGACACGGATCGCGCTGTCCGCGACGGTGGTCCCGCGCCTGCGCTCGAACTTCGAGGTCCGCATCGACGACACCCCGGCCGCGTCCGTCGAGCAGATCCAACTCGTCGGCATGGCGCCGTGGACGGGGATCTCCGTCGGTCTCGATGCCCGAGGACCGGTCGCGTGGGACCTGCGGGAACGTCGCGGCGTATTCCGCTACACCGGCGCCCTGCGGGCCGTGACGTACACCCCCGGCCCGGTGAGCACTCCGGCCGCGGTGGTCGAGGCCGTCGAGCGCGAGTACGAACTGATCGCCGACTGA